Proteins encoded together in one Aminipila butyrica window:
- the pgeF gene encoding peptidoglycan editing factor PgeF codes for MAFLQKTVNSVPFLMADGFGEGVVHGFSTRQGGVSEGIYASLNLGMSRGDDPARVAENFGLFCAAVGAAPEGLVCAAQVHGNTVRTCTRADAGKGFNRPVDYEADGLVTDVPGLTLVVFSADCLPILLYDPVRAVVAAAHAGWRGTALAIAGRTVEKMMDCYGCDPGNIRAAIGPGISACCFETHEDVPEAMTAALGETALDYIKSVGNGKFKVDTKGINALLLEQAGVRTEHIAVSGDCTVCSGERFWSHRVTGGVRGSMAAIISLHSKEL; via the coding sequence ATGGCATTCTTGCAGAAAACAGTAAACAGTGTGCCCTTTCTCATGGCAGACGGATTTGGTGAGGGCGTGGTTCACGGCTTTTCTACCCGGCAGGGAGGTGTGAGCGAAGGAATCTATGCCTCGTTAAATCTGGGAATGAGCCGGGGGGATGACCCGGCACGAGTGGCGGAGAACTTTGGCCTCTTTTGTGCAGCCGTGGGCGCAGCCCCGGAGGGGCTTGTTTGTGCGGCCCAAGTTCACGGCAATACCGTTCGTACCTGTACCCGTGCGGATGCGGGAAAGGGGTTTAACCGCCCTGTTGATTATGAAGCTGACGGGCTGGTGACTGATGTACCGGGGTTGACGCTGGTGGTTTTTTCAGCAGACTGCTTGCCGATTCTTTTATATGATCCAGTGCGCGCTGTAGTTGCTGCCGCTCATGCTGGCTGGCGGGGTACGGCATTGGCGATTGCAGGTCGCACGGTGGAGAAAATGATGGATTGTTACGGCTGCGATCCGGGGAACATTCGTGCGGCCATCGGGCCAGGCATATCTGCGTGCTGCTTTGAAACTCATGAGGACGTTCCCGAGGCCATGACCGCCGCCCTTGGAGAAACTGCACTGGACTATATTAAAAGTGTGGGAAATGGTAAATTCAAGGTGGATACTAAAGGTATCAATGCGCTGCTGCTGGAGCAGGCGGGGGTACGCACCGAGCACATTGCTGTGAGCGGAGACTGTACCGTCTGCTCGGGGGAGCGTTTCTGGTCTCATCGGGTGACTGGGGGTGTTCGGGGCAGTATGGCTGCAATCATCTCGTTGCATAGTAAAGAGCTGTAG
- a CDS encoding DNA alkylation repair protein: MKRTEVRTLLEQQAEENYKEFNHKLIPGVKNILGVRMGPLKDLAKSLAKEDYCAYFQELDQSKTETIYYEEIMLQGLIIGQIKMDSEERFALIEDFIPKIDNWAVCDSFCAGLKFTKKEPEKMWAFIQAYLADSREFPLRFGVVMLMDYFIDEEHIETNLSLLEGIHHQGYYVKMAVAWALSVCWVKFSQQTKAFFIKENNSLDDFTYNKAIQKIRESYRVSQEDKDFLKQLKRRNLWHSCRKQ, encoded by the coding sequence ATGAAACGTACAGAAGTGAGGACCTTGCTGGAGCAGCAGGCTGAAGAAAATTATAAAGAGTTCAATCACAAGCTCATACCGGGGGTGAAAAATATCCTGGGCGTGCGGATGGGCCCCCTAAAGGACTTGGCAAAGAGTCTGGCAAAGGAAGATTACTGCGCCTATTTCCAGGAGCTGGACCAGAGCAAAACAGAAACTATTTATTACGAAGAAATCATGCTTCAAGGTCTGATCATCGGGCAAATTAAAATGGACTCAGAAGAAAGATTTGCCCTCATAGAGGACTTTATTCCGAAGATTGATAACTGGGCGGTTTGCGATTCCTTTTGTGCAGGACTAAAATTCACTAAAAAAGAGCCGGAAAAGATGTGGGCCTTTATTCAAGCTTATCTGGCAGATTCCCGAGAGTTTCCTCTCCGCTTTGGAGTGGTTATGCTTATGGATTATTTTATTGACGAGGAGCATATTGAGACCAATTTGAGTCTGCTGGAGGGAATTCATCACCAGGGATATTACGTAAAGATGGCAGTGGCCTGGGCTCTATCTGTGTGTTGGGTAAAATTTTCTCAGCAAACGAAAGCCTTTTTTATCAAGGAGAATAACTCACTGGATGATTTTACATATAATAAAGCTATTCAAAAAATCAGAGAATCCTATCGTGTCTCTCAAGAAGACAAGGATTTTTTAAAACAGTTAAAAAGGAGAAACCTATGGCATTCTTGCAGAAAACAGTAA